The window GCCTATGTCAAGAGAGGACACTTCTCTGGGATAGATGGTCTCTAAAACTGGGCCTGCTATAGAGGGTCCCTCATCTGTTGCTGCACACAAAGTTTTCTGTTGGGAAGAGAAAAACCTGAGGGAGGGTGTGCTTTCTTAATCAATTAGATCTGATCATGTAACTAAAGATGAGATCAGGTCAACTATAGATGTCTGGCAGGCAGACCAAGGGCCTATGTGTTTTCTCTCTGGGTAGGTTTAGATAGGCACTGGGGAAGGATGGGGGCACCGTGCGTGGCGTGCTAGGTTCAGACTCTAGTGCGATGGATCCGGTGGTATTTTAGGCACAAAGCTCTTACCTGGACCACCAGGTCAGATCCCATTGCTGGTACCTAGCCATTTGGTGATTCCCCAGATAAGAGGGGAAGCGCTACCTGTGCTGTGCCTTCTGACCCCTTTCTGCAGCTGTAGCTCCTGGACCGCCTTTGCCCTATGTGAAAGAGTATGAAGTGGTATGGCCTCGGCGCCTGGCTGCGCCCCGCTCCCGCAGAGACCTGCCCTCCCACTGGGTGAGTCCATTAGCTCCGCTGCACAATCTGTTTCTGTGAAAGGACCAGCAGTCTCTGGGGGCTCCTCTGCACTGCTGCAGTACCTAaacctgtctgtgtgtctgggcaTGACTATGGGCTCTCCCTGTTGTGCTCACCACTTCCTGCCACCACCCTGAATCAGAGTCTAGGGCCTCGCTCCTTTGGAGGCCATTGGCTCCATCTGGAGAGGCCTGTCACCCAGGAGAGGTACAGCAGCTTGTGCTGCCCCAGGCCACTCCTCAGTTTCAGTTGGCAGTGGTTCTTCAGATTAGCTAGCAGCTGCTTACCCTAAAGCAATGTAAACGAGACTAGAACCTCTCCGACTGGGATTTCCTGGGGCTGGGAACTGAGTGTAGCCTACAGTGTTCCTGGCCCTGTCCTTGTTTGGATCTCCAGGAAACATCTCTGCCTGGGCTTTCCTTTTTCCTGGTGTATGCTGTCCCTAGGGCTAGCTGGTTGTGCACATGGTGTATGAGTGAAGGGTCATAGAGTGTAGAGCACACACCTGCCCTGAACCTCAGGGTGGACACCATAGCCAGCTGTGCAATGGTGCTGCTGAGAGGGTCTGTTTACCTTGCCCACCCCCATGTTGCCCTGGATTCAGTGGCTATCTGGCTAAGGCTCCCTATCATTTCCTACCCTGCTTCCTCTGGGAAGGAATgtcatatcatcatcatcatcatcatcatcatcatcatcatcatcatcatcatcatcatcctgtgAACAAATGGGGAAATGGCTCAAGGGGCCAAGAAGCTCTAtgcttttcttcttcatcttggAGACTTGCTTTGCCTGTCCTTCCCAAATAGCTCAACCTGGCCCCAGCCACCTACTTTCTTGCCTGAATGTAATGAATTGCCAAGATCTCCTAGGGAGGTCCTTCTGGGGCTCTCTGCTATGAGAAACCCTGGCTGTAAGCTGAAGGCCATTCACTGAATCCCCATCCAGGGCCTGTACCCAGAGAATCTGAGCTATGCTCTTGGAACCAAAGAACACTTGTTCACCCTGCACCTTCGGAAGAACAGGTAAGCAGATTCTGGCTCTTGAGTCAGTTCCTGAGTCCAGTGGGAAGTGTAGGCTCTTTATAGGGGCTGCTCATGGGGAAGGTGAAACTAGGGAGCTTAAGTGGTTCCCTTCCAGGGACCTGCTGGGTTCGAGCTACACAGAGACCTACTCAGCTGCCAATGGCTCCGAGGTGACAGAACAGCTGCCTGGGCAGGTATGTGCCAGGACAGCCTTCCCTGGGTGAATGAGACCGTGGCAGCAGGACCTATgaccttctctcccttcttcaggACCACTGCCTCTACCAGGGCCATGTGGAAGGGTACCAGGGCTCAGCAGCCAGCCTTAGCACCTGTGCTGGCCTCAGGTATGTACTGCAGACCCAAGCAGGAAGTTCCATTCTACAgaagggtaaactgaggcagtgTAAAAaaggcctggggctggagagatggctcagcagttgtgaacactgactgctcttccagaggacctgggttcaatttccagtgccCTCATAggagctcaccactgtctgtaacgccaagatctgacaccttcacacagacatatatgcaggcaaaacatcagtgcatataaaataaaaataaaaaaatcttaaaaaaaggaataaagaaagaaaaaaaggccttGGCAtgagactttgaaaaaaaaatgtctttgctGTTCTGTGTTTGGAAGGGTTGGGGCTCTTAGACTCCATTAAGAATTGCCAGCCATGCCAAACCCATGTGCCTTCTTGTCTCCTATGTCCACAAGCCTGGGCATCTCCCACAAGGGTGGGAGGTGGCTGTTCCGAGGCAGTAGGCATGGACTACCTGTAATCCCTGATAGGCAAGCTGACCATACCCTCTGTCCACCTGACTCTCCCTTCAGGGGCTTTTTCCGAGTTGGGTCCACTGTCCACTTGATTGAGCCTCTGGATGGTGATGAAGAGGGGCAGCATGCGATGTACCAGGAGAAGCACCTGCAAGAGAAGGCTGGGACCTGTGGGGTCAGCGACACTAGCCTGGATGACTTAGGGCCTCGGGCCTTAGAAATCTACAGTTCCCAGCCTCGGGTGAGCAGCCCCTGCTGGCCAGTCAAGCCACAGAGCCCATGTTTGGGCCTACGCATGGCTGTCTGTAGTCCTCAAGTAGTCCCCATGGCCAGTGGTTGGACCTGGTTCAACCCTGCTGCTACAGAGAAAGCACTGGAGATGTCTAGACTTTGCCTCCCAGCACAGAGTTGGGCTCTGGGGTAAGTTGGGTCAGGGCCAAGAATGCTGACTAGATTCTTTCCCTAGAACTGGCTGATACCCAGAGAACCCCGATATGTGGAGTTGTATGTGGTCACAGACAGCCAAGAGGTATGGGATGCAGGGGCTGAGAGGGCTGGATGAGCTGGGATGAGGTTGCCAGGTCCCAGCCTAAAGACCGTATGTTTCCAGTTCCGGAAGCTGGGGAGCAGAGAGGCTGTGCGCCAGCGTGTGTTGGAGGTAGTAAACCACGTGGACAAGGTAGGTTGCCCCAGGGATGCTGATACTTGATGAGAAGGTGTAGCTGTTTAGGGTGGAAAGGGCAAGCTAGCCGATCAAGAGGGGACCTAGTTCAGGGCTCTATACTGAGCTCAGTACCTGGCCATCACCTAGACTCAGTACCCCTCAGTGGTGAAATGGATGTAATGCCCCTGTCTGCCCCAACCCCAGCCTGACCTAGGTGGCATCTCACCCTCTGCAGCTTTATCAGGAGCTCGATTTCCGTGTGGTCCTGGTGGGCCTGGAGATCTGGAGCAGAGACAAGTTCTACATCAGCCCCCATGCCAATGTAACACTGGAGAACTTCTTGAACTGGAGGGAACAGAACTTGCTAGggcagcacccacatgacaacgtGCAACTTATCACGTGAGTGGGCCCGCACACCCATCCACCACAATGAGATAGAGCCAGGCCCTGGAGATTTGGCTTCTGTACAGCCTGGCCTCGAGGGTAGGACACCAGAGCAGAGCTGTGAAGGGATGAAGAGGGGCCAGGAACCATGTCCAGGATATTACATGTTATGTCTGTCTCTAGAGGGGTTGATTTCATCGGCAACACTGTCGGACTGGCTAAGGTATCTGCCCTGTGTTCCCGGCACTCAGGAGCTGTGAACCAGGTAAATGGAGCTCTCACCCAATTTTGCCAAGCTGTCTGGTGGCTGAAAAGTCAAGCACAGAGCCTGAGTTCTGGGGTAGAAGTGTCAGTCCAGGTCCCTAAGAAACCATGAAGCAGTCACCTACTCCGGGGATGGATTTGGAACCTGTTTTTTGTTAGGGTATTAAGCAGAAAGCAGCGTCATGCCTGTTGACATCTAGGGTGGCAGAGGGCATGTGGGTAGATGGTAGCAAGACAGTACTAATGATCATATCCTCATAGGACAATGCCAGGGACCCCATTGGTGTAGCATCCACCATGGCCCATGAGCTGGGCCACAACTTGGGCATGAACCATGATGAGAGCATCCCAGGCTGCTACTGCCCTGTACCACGTGAGGCTGGTGGCTGCATCATGACCCAAATATTTGGGTGAGGTCCAGTGGGACATGTTGGGTGGGAAGGAACAGACTGGCATGTGGAACTCCCTGATGGTCATATCCCTTTCCCTTAGCTCCACCTTCCCAAGGAAATTCAGCAGGTGTAGCCAGGTTGACCTAGAGTCATTCGTGATGAAGCCCCAGACAGGCTGCCTGACCAATGTCCCAGATGTCAACCGGTTCGTGGGTGGCCCTGTGTGTGGAAACCAATTTGTAGAGCATGGAGAGCAGTGTGACTGTGGTACACCTCAGGTCTGTCTCACCCTCTCCCGCCCCTTGCTGGTCAGCCTCAGCATTAGTGTAGGGGCCTCAACCCAAGGTCCTTTTTGCTTAGGTTAGCCTCTCAGGCCTGATGTTATGTGCCCACACCACATGTAACCCTTGGGAATCACACGTTACCACATTTCCCTTTGAGCCCCTAATAACCTATTAAAGAATTGGAGAAAAATTGTCTGCAGCCCCTTGTCCAAAGTTCACCAAAAGCTACTTTACCCTGGAGTCAGGGCTGGCTAGGACACAGCTGTTCAAACCACTGTCCTCCTAGGACTGTAAGAACCCCTGCTGCAATGCCACCACTTGCCAGCTGGTCAAGGGGGCAGAGTGTGCTTATGGTGCCTGCTGTCATGATTGCAAGGTAAGTTGGACTCCACCCAGGATCTGCCCCAGTCAAGCCCGGGACAACAGGATACCTATGAAGGCATCATGTGGACCTGTTCCACGGTGACCCTCTCTGTGGTACCAGGTGAAGCCAGCCGGTGAGCTGTGTCGTCCCATGAAGGACAGATGTGACCTGGAGGAGTTCTGTGATGGCCAGAAGCCAACATGCCCTGAAGATGCTTTCCAACAGAATGGCACACCCTGCCCGGGGGGCTACTGCTTTGATGGGAGCTGCCCCACACTGACACAACAGTGCCAGGATCTATGGGGGCCAGGTGAGGCAGGCATGAGCATAGGATGGGGGCGAGCTTGTGGAGTGTCTGTGACCTACACCAGGCTAACTTCTCCTGCCCCCCAGGTGCCCGGGCTGCATCAGACTCCTGCTTTACCTTTAGCATCCATCAGGGCTGCAGGGTCACTATGTACGCTGGCAAGTAAGTAACAGCTGGGGGCTGGGTGTGGCGTGTCTTCACTGACAATTCCCCACAGAGGAGGACTGCTCTGTGAGACAGGTGGCTCTCCTGGAGTCTGCCCCGCTTCAAGTCATCAAGCTTTGAGGAAGGAGAGGCCTGGGGCCATCTCCTGTAGCTCCCAGGCCTCTGAGCACGTGCCCAGGACTCCTGTGACCACAGCCTGCCCTCTGTCTGCAGAATGAACCGATGTGGGGTGCTGTACTGTGAGGGAGGCCAGAAGCCCCTTGAACGTTCCTCCTGCAGTTTCTCCACCCACCatggaatctgccatgctctcagCACAGACAGCAACCCTGACACCTATGAGCTGGTACTCCAGGGCACCAAGTGTGAGGAGGGGAAGGTGAGCTGAGAAGCACTTGAAAGCTATCCCAGGCTGCTGAAGACCAAATGTGCCCCTATGAGTCTCTGATGATGTCCTATACAGACAGTGTTGACTGGTGGGGTCATGTGCGTGGAACCTCTTATCCCCTAGTCAAACCTGACAAGGTAACTGGACAAGCAGAGGCACCTGTCTGGAGACCACCACACCCAAGGTGTCCCTAGGGTCAGCCAGTCCAGTACCATTCTCATGGCTGAGCCCCTATcccatgcgtgcgtgcatgtgcgcacacacacacacacacacacaagtatgaggacctagTTATCCTAGAGTGTGAACACACCAGCTGTCCTGGACTGACCTTTGGGTTTGAAGatagtggggtgggggtggagtctAGGCCAACTACCCAAGAGCCCCTTCCACCTTCCAGGTTTGCATGGGTGGACGCTGCCAGGATCTCCATGTATATAGATCTGAGAATTGCTCTGCTAAGTGCAACAACCATGGGGTATGTGTGGCCCAGGACCTCAGGGCATGGTATACCCACTGACTGGTGCCCTTAAGCTACCACCACTTACTTGTCAGATGGAGCTTGTGGCAGAGATAGCTGTGGGCATAGCAGTGTGGGCTCAGACTAGCCTATATCCTTCTAATGGAGGCATCAACAAGTCCTCTCTGAGGCTAAGGTAGGACAGGTACCCTCCACTGAACTCGTGGCCAGTGGCCAGTGTGGTCACTAGGGAGACTCCTTTTAAGGCTAAGATTGACATATGTGGGTGGATGGAGGAGAATCCTATGTGTGCTGCGACCTGCTCTGCTGCCCTATGGGATACCCGTCCTTGAGGCCCAGCTTTTCCTTCAGGTGTGCAACCATAAGAGAGAGTGCCACTGCCATGCGGGCTGGGCCCCGCCCCACTGTGCACAGCTGCTGGCAGATGTACCAGCTGGGCGAGCAGGTAAGGTCCTGAGAACCACAAGAGCTGGTTTTTGCGGGTTGTCGGGCTTGAGGGTGATTAGGAGGCATCCCATATCTCTGCATCTCAAAGGTGACTATGTCCTGCTCAAAACAAGGCCAGATAGCCTTGGCCTAGGCATCCAGGGCCACTCCCTACAACCCCCACAGTGTCTTCCTCCTCAGTGGTCACTGTGGCTGTTCACAGCACCGCAGCCTCAGGAGCCTGGCTAGGCCTCAACGGTGGCACTGTGGGGCTAGCACTCACCACATCTAACCCATTGCCGGAGCGCCTGAAGAGTTGGTGTAATGTACCTGGCCCTCTGCTGGAGTCCTCAGGCACTTGACCACATGTGGAGTGTGGGACCTAGGACATGGTCAAAAGGGACTGATCCTTGGGCCAGTATCTCCCAAGGGCCCTCCCCAGCTCTTGATCCAGCTGGTCCCAGTCCTGGATGATCATGTGGCCATGTGTCACACAGCATCTGGGAGCCTTCCAGTTGGTGTGGTGGTGGCTTTGGTGATCCTGGTGGCGGCGATGGTCATCCTGGCAGGTGTCATCTTCTACCGAAAGGTCCAGAGCCAAGTCCAGAGGAGGTGAGGACATGGAAGTTGTGACATATCTACATATGAGACATATACTTCCTGTACTCGGCACTTGGGAAGTGGCTTTGCGgctacttaagaaagaaaaaaacattgctTCTGTCAGCAGGCCCGGGCAGGGCATTCAAGGGGCCTTGGGGttctctgggtgctgggaaggcTTGGTGGGAAGCTCAGGAGACTCCTAGGATCTCTTCTGtcgcttcttcttctcctcctcctcctcttctttctttctcctcctcttcctcctcctccttcgaGGCTTTAAAGGGACAGTGTGGGCTACAGATAGGGATAGGGCAAGTCCAGAGTTGAGATGACCTTCCTACCCCTAGCCATGGCCACATATGCCCCACTAGATTCCTACTGTGCCCTGCACCAAGACCTTGACCCCCAAACTGACTGCCAAAGCATGGCTTTTCCAAGATCCTCCAAACACCTTAGCACAGCTGTCAAGAGACTTGCTCCTTGGCCTCCTGGGATCACCCGTGTGCCTGTGACTACAGCTTGCATCCTGTGTAGGGTGTACCAGGGCAGAGATGCCAGCCTCAGTAGGAATCCTGGATTCTTTGCGTGGAAATGACTACACCattgtttgtctctttttctccccagGAGTGTGGCACCCAAGCCCACCACAGGGCTCTCCAACCCCCTATTCTACATGAGGGACAGCAGCCTGCCAGATAAGAGAAGGCCTCCAGGCACCCCAGAGGTGGTTTGTACCAACCAGCCCCCGAGACCTACAGTGACACCAAAGAGGCCGCCCCCTGCAGTAAGTACTGTCCTCTGGGGGCGGAGGTGCTGCTGCTCATGGGGTTGAACAGAGGGGAACTCAGGTTGCAGCCCAGTAGGGATAATGAAGGGGTGAGTCTATTAGGGATAGTGAAGCCTTTTTGTATAAATTAACTCATGAGCCCTGCAACAGCCTGGAATCTTGAGAAGTATCTCAATCACcccaagggaaggagagggactAGATCAAGATGTGTCCTCTAAGGATCTATATTTGGAGTTTGGACTTGTGGGTTTGAGGGTTCTCGGACCTGAACCGTGAGAGGAAAATGGGATAGGCCATGCATCTCACCTAGGGTGAGCAGGGAAGCGGGGGTGGAGGGAGTACCATTTGGGAAGTGTAAGAGTCTTGGGTCCTTAAAGCAGGGGACCTGGTGGGCATGGGTTGGGGCAAGCACTGCTTCTTGGGCCCAGGCTCACATCTCTGTTCCCTGAAGCCTCCAGCT of the Chionomys nivalis chromosome 8, mChiNiv1.1, whole genome shotgun sequence genome contains:
- the Adam8 gene encoding disintegrin and metalloproteinase domain-containing protein 8 isoform X1, producing the protein MLGLWLLSALWTPAVAPGPPLPYVKEYEVVWPRRLAAPRSRRDLPSHWGLYPENLSYALGTKEHLFTLHLRKNRDLLGSSYTETYSAANGSEVTEQLPGQDHCLYQGHVEGYQGSAASLSTCAGLRGFFRVGSTVHLIEPLDGDEEGQHAMYQEKHLQEKAGTCGVSDTSLDDLGPRALEIYSSQPRNWLIPREPRYVELYVVTDSQEFRKLGSREAVRQRVLEVVNHVDKLYQELDFRVVLVGLEIWSRDKFYISPHANVTLENFLNWREQNLLGQHPHDNVQLITGVDFIGNTVGLAKVSALCSRHSGAVNQDNARDPIGVASTMAHELGHNLGMNHDESIPGCYCPVPREAGGCIMTQIFGSTFPRKFSRCSQVDLESFVMKPQTGCLTNVPDVNRFVGGPVCGNQFVEHGEQCDCGTPQDCKNPCCNATTCQLVKGAECAYGACCHDCKVKPAGELCRPMKDRCDLEEFCDGQKPTCPEDAFQQNGTPCPGGYCFDGSCPTLTQQCQDLWGPGARAASDSCFTFSIHQGCRVTMYAGKMNRCGVLYCEGGQKPLERSSCSFSTHHGICHALSTDSNPDTYELVLQGTKCEEGKVCMGGRCQDLHVYRSENCSAKCNNHGVCNHKRECHCHAGWAPPHCAQLLADVPAGRAASGSLPVGVVVALVILVAAMVILAGVIFYRKVQSQVQRRSVAPKPTTGLSNPLFYMRDSSLPDKRRPPGTPEVVCTNQPPRPTVTPKRPPPAPPAPVSSPPLPVPVYTQQLRPVPPTKPLPKLKPKQVKPNVAPPTPPVKPGTGGTTPGVAQVKPNVPPPTPPVKPGTGGTTPGVTQSAAGPKVALKVPVQKR
- the Adam8 gene encoding disintegrin and metalloproteinase domain-containing protein 8 isoform X2, which gives rise to MLGLWLLSALWTPAVAPGPPLPYVKEYEVVWPRRLAAPRSRRDLPSHWGLYPENLSYALGTKEHLFTLHLRKNRDLLGSSYTETYSAANGSEVTEQLPGQDHCLYQGHVEGYQGSAASLSTCAGLRGFFRVGSTVHLIEPLDGDEEGQHAMYQEKHLQEKAGTCGVSDTSLDDLGPRALEIYSSQPRNWLIPREPRYVELYVVTDSQEFRKLGSREAVRQRVLEVVNHVDKLYQELDFRVVLVGLEIWSRDKFYISPHANVTLENFLNWREQNLLGQHPHDNVQLITGVDFIGNTVGLAKVSALCSRHSGAVNQDNARDPIGVASTMAHELGHNLGMNHDESIPGCYCPVPREAGGCIMTQIFGSTFPRKFSRCSQVDLESFVMKPQTGCLTNVPDVNRFVGGPVCGNQFVEHGEQCDCGTPQDCKNPCCNATTCQLVKGAECAYGACCHDCKVKPAGELCRPMKDRCDLEEFCDGQKPTCPEDAFQQNGTPCPGGYCFDGSCPTLTQQCQDLWGPGARAASDSCFTFSIHQGCRVTMYAGKMNRCGVLYCEGGQKPLERSSCSFSTHHGICHALSTDSNPDTYELVLQGTKCEEGKVCNHKRECHCHAGWAPPHCAQLLADVPAGRAASGSLPVGVVVALVILVAAMVILAGVIFYRKVQSQVQRRSVAPKPTTGLSNPLFYMRDSSLPDKRRPPGTPEVVCTNQPPRPTVTPKRPPPAPPAPVSSPPLPVPVYTQQLRPVPPTKPLPKLKPKQVKPNVAPPTPPVKPGTGGTTPGVAQVKPNVPPPTPPVKPGTGGTTPGVTQSAAGPKVALKVPVQKR